Part of the Kitasatospora sp. NBC_00374 genome is shown below.
GTCGGGCACTTCCCGCACGAGGAGGCGCCGGAGGAGTTCACGGCGGAGCTCGTCAACTGGGTCGATCAGCACAAGGACTGACACCCGAACGGGTGAGTCTCGAAGCCTGACGCAGGCTCATATGACAATCGCACATGACAGATGCCCGGTCGGGACGGTTACTCCGCCCGGCCTACGGGCATCCATCCGGTATGACCTGGATGCCCGATCGTGAGCCCACCGCGCGCCGCCACCGGCCCGGCAGCGGCTCGCAGAGCCAGTCCGAGCGGTCCCACCTCCCCGAGCAGGAGCACGGGCCCCAGTGGCCGTACGAGGGCTCGGCGCGGCCACCGCGTGTGGGCGCGCGCCGGATGGGCATCCCACGCATCCTCGGACGGCGTGCCCGGTGGGTGGGCGCACGGCTGAGGCGCGAGGCCTGAGGCCCGACGGGCGGCACCCGAGCCGCCCCTGGGCCCGCCTTCACCTCGGGCCGACTGCGACCGGGCGGGCCGGGCCGGGCCGATGTCAGGTGAGCACGGTCGGCGACACCGCGGTGAACCAGAGCAGGACGAAGGTGGCGGCGGTCATCAGCGGGACCAGGACCTTGGTCTCCACGCCGTTGCCGCTGCGCTTGATCAGGACGACCTCGTAGCGCTCCTTGTGCGGCCACAGCAGCGGGGCGCCCTTCTTCGTGAGGCAGTCCCCGAGCAGGTGCGCGAGCGTCCCCAGTGCCACCGCGTACGGGAGCCAGCCCGGGGCGGTCGGCATCCAGTTGTTCAGGCCCGCCGTGCCGAGCGCCGCCATACCCATGACGGTGATCCACGCCGTGGGGCCGTCCCCGGGCGGGTGCAGCCGCAGGGCCCGGATGGCCAGGGCGAGCAGGAAGAAGGTCAGGCCGAGGGTGAAGTTCCGCCCCAGGTAGGTGATCCCGGCCCAGCTGCCCGCTCCCGTCAGCGCGACGAAGAGCAGCGAGTGGGTGGCGTGCCGGTGCCCGCCGGAGACCCAGGCCACCAGGCGGCAGAGCACCTTGGAGATCGGGCCGAGGAAGTTGGCGATGGTCCCGTCGTGGTGGTCCAGATCGGGCAGCAGCGCGGCGCCCGCGCACAGCACCGTGCCCATCAGGATGTCGGCCGGCCGCAGATGGGTGCCGAGCAGCAGCGGTGGCAGGAACGGCGCGGAGGCGGCGTACAGCATCGCGCCACTGATCGCGTGCGAGTGACCCATCATGACGTCTCGCTGACCTTCCGTCGGACCGGTCCGCCTCGCGTACCCCCGTTCCGTTTGAGCTGAACGGGTGAGCGCGGGCCGACGCTATCAGCAGGACCGGCCGATCCGTCGGAGGCCCGGGCCACGGCGACGCGGCTTCAGAGCGCGCAGCCCTCGGTGTCCACCCGTGCCGTCGCGGTGGCGCCCTGCACGGCGTCGTCGCGCACCTCGGCGGCGGTCAGCACGTAGCCCGTGTCCGCGCTGTCCAGCGACTTGGCGAAGACCACCCCGTACACCTCCCCCTCGGGGGTCAGCAGCGGACCGCCGCTGTTCCCCTGGCGGACCAGCGAGCGGACCGAGTACACGTCCCGGACCACCTGGCCGCGGTGGTAGATGTCCGGGCCGTTCGCCTGGATCCGGCCGCGGATCCGGGCGGGCTGGACGTTGAAGGCGCCGTTCTCGGGGAAGCCGGCCACGATCGCGCTGTCGTTGGTCCTGGCCTCGCCGGCGAAGTTGAGCGGCGGGGCGTTCAGCCGGGGGACGTCGAGCACCGCGATGTCCTTCTGCCAGTCGTAGCGGACCACCGTGGCGTCGTAGAGCTGGCCCGCCCCCCCGATCTGCACGGTCGGCTCCTCGACCCCGCCGACCACGTGGGCGTTGGTCATCACCCGGTGCGGGGCGAAGACGAAGCCGCTGCCCTCCAGGGTCTTGCCGCAGGCCGTGGCCGTGCCGACCACCTTGACCATGCTCTGGCGCGCCCGCTGGACGGCGGCACTGCCGGCCAGCGCCGGATCCGGCGCCTCGACCTCGGTGATCGGCTCGTGCTCGAAGGGGTTGAACACCTGGGGGAAGCCGCTGCGTGCCAGCTCCTTGCTGAAGTCGGAGAACCAGTTCGGCGCGTCCGCCGGGAGGACGTCCTGGACACCGCCCAGCACCGCGGAGGTGCGGACCTGTTTGGAGACGGTGGGCATCGAGGTCCCGGCCAGGGCCGATCCGATCAGCCAGGCCACCAGCAGCATCGAGATCACGTTGACCACCGAGCCGCCGATCGCGTCCACGGTTCTGGCCCGCCTGCGGCCGATGTGCCCGCGCAGCTTCCAGCCGAAGTGGGTGGTGACGGCCTGGCCGATGGCGGCCAGCACGATCACCACGATCACCGCGACCACCGAGGCGGTGGTGCCGGGTCCGATGTGCCGCAGCAGCAGCGGCAGCAGTTGCACCGCGATCAGGCCTCCGCCGAGGAAGCCGAGGACGGAGAGCACGCCGACCACGAAACCCTGCCGGTAGCCGGAGACGGCAAAGCCCACCGCGGCGGCGATCAGCAGCAGATCCAGGACGTTCACCCAGCTACCCTCCCATGTCCTCGGCGCGCGGCGGGCATACTCACGCCCGGTAGCTCGCTCGGCCCACCCGGCAGGCAGGGCGTGCACCGCACTGGGACCGTCTGAACAGAGAACCGTCACAACCCGACACCGCTCCGACACCGCAGGGACTCCGGGAGGCAGGCATGTGGGACGCCAGCAGCGCTGTGGAGGCCGAGTGGCTGCCCCCGCTCGACATCCCCGAGCCGGGCCCGCAGAACCGGTTCACCGTGTTCCTGCGCGCCCTGCTGGCGCTGCCCCAGATCATCGTGGTCTGGCTGCTGAGCATTGCCGCCTTCGTGGTCGTGGTGATCGGCTGGTTCGGCGCCCTGTTCCTCGGTCGGCTACCCGAATTCGCCGCCCGCTACCTGGCGCTGTACGTCGCGTACGACACACGGGTCGAGGCCTACCTGATGCTGCTCGTCGACCGCTACCCGCCGTTCGAGTTCGAGCCGGAGAAGTACCCGGTGCGGATCGAGGTCAGGCCCGGCCTGCTCAACCGGCTGGCGGTGTTCTTCCGGCTGGTGCTGATGATCCCCGCGGCCATCGTGCAGAACCTGCTGGTCACCGGGTGGTGGGTGGTGGCGTTCTTCAGCTGGCTGGTGGTCCTGGTCCTGGGGCGGATGCCGCGGCCCCTGTTCGAGGCGACGGCGGCCGTGCTGCGGTACCGGATGCGGTTCGAGGTGTACGCGCTGATGCTGACCGCGGCGTATCCAAAGCGGGTGTTCGGCGACCCGGAACCGCTCGCCGAGCCTCCGCTGCCGCCCGCCGGGGCGGCCTGGCCGGGCGCGGGGGCGGCCGAGGCGCCGTCCGGGCCGGCCTCCGAGGCAGCGGCCCCCGGTCCGGTGGCGGGGGCCGTGGGGGCGGGGGCCGCCGGGGCGGGTGCGCTGGGCGCGTCGGGCATCGCGAGGGCTTCGGCGACCAGGCCGCTGGTGGTCAGCGGGGCCGGGAAGGCGCTGCTGGTGCTGTTCATCGTGGCCGGCATCGCCTCCTCGATCACCAGTTCGGTCACCCGCAACTACGACTCCGACGACAACTACCACGCGACGATGCCGGTGGTCGGGGACCTGCCGGACGCGCCCGGCCCGATGACGGGCACCAGATAGCGGAATCCGTCATCCGCCATCCGTCGTCGCACAGACGGAGGCCACCCGCCCGACCCCCTCGTCAGCGCTCGCCGAACCCCCGCCCCGCCAGCCCGAGCGCCTCGTCCGAGAGCGCGATCATGCGCTCGGTGTCCCAGGGCCGTGCCAGGCCGCTGTAGTGCAGGACCCGGTCGATCACCCCGGCCGTGAAACCCCAGACCAGGCGCCCCGCCACATCGAAGACGGGCCCGGTGAAGCCGGACGGGTGCTTGAGCCTGGCCCGGTTGGCGGGATCGGTGAGGTCGGTCAGCGGCACCCGGAAGACCGCACCCGTCTCCGCCAGGTCGACCGGCGCGACCGGCGTCTCCCGGCGCCACCACCCGAGCACCGGCGTCACCACGAATCCGCTCACCGGGATGAAGAGTGCGGGCAAGGTCGCGAAGACCTGGACCCCCGACGGGTCGAGGCCGGTCTCCTCCGCCGCCTCCCGAAGCGCCGCCGCCACCGGCCCCGGACCGTCCGGATCCCCGTCCTCCGGGTCGAGCGCCCCGCCCGGGAAGGACGGCTGGCCGGCGTGCGAGCGCAGCGAACGGGCCCGCTCGATCAGCAGCAGGTCCGGGCCGAGCGGCCCCTGCCCGAAGAGCATCAGGACGGCGGAGGGCCGCCCGCCCTCCGCCGGCGGCAGAAAGCGGCTCAGCTGCTCCGGCCGCACCGTCTCGGCCGCCTCCCGTACCGGCAGCAGCCAGCCCGGCAGCCCGTCGCGTTCGATCGACACCGTCATGCCACCCCGTCCAGATCGCCGTCGTCGTCGCCGGACGGACCGGCCCCGCCACCCGCGCTCGGGGCGGGCTGCCCCGGATAGTCCGCCGGCGGCCGCAACCGCTGCCCGGGCTGCCCGCCCAGCTCGTACTTGAGCAGCTTGCGGGCCTTCTCCGGGTCGACCTCGCCCACCCCGTTCGACGGGCAGAGCGGCGCGATCGGACAGGCACCGCAGGCCGGTTTGCGGGAGTGGCAGACCCGGCGGCCGTGGAAGACCACCCGGTGCGAGAGCATCGTCCACTCGGACTTCGGGAAGATCTCGGCGACGACCGCCTCGACCTTCACCGGGTCCTCCTCGTCCGTCCAGCCGAAGCGCCGGGCAAGCCGGCCGAAGTGCGTGTCGACGGTGATCCCGGGGACCCCGAAGGCGTTGCCGAGCACGACGTTCGCGGTCTTGCGCCCGACCCCCGGCAGGGTGAGCAGGTCCTCCAACCGGCCCGGCACCTCGCCGTCGAAGCGGTCCCGGAGCGCGGCCGCCAGCCCGATCAGCGATCTGGCCTTGGCCCGGAAGAACCCCGTCGGCCGGATGATCTCTTCGAGTTCCTCCGGCACCGCCGCCGCCATGTCCTCGGGCGTCGGGTACTTCGCGAACAGCGCCGGCGTCGTCTGGTTCACCCGCAGGTCGGTCGTCTGGGCAGACAGCACCGTCGCCACCAGCAGTTCGAACGGCGACTCGAAGTCCAGCTCCGGGTGCGCGTACGGATACAGCTCCGCCAGCGCCCGGTTGATCTTCCGCGCCCGCCGCACCATCGCCAGATGCGACTCCGGCTTCTTCGGCTTCGCGACCCTCTGCACCGCGGGCGCAGCCTTCCGGACCTTGCTCTCTGCCATGCACGCAGGCTACGCCGAGCGGGCCGCCCTCCGTGGACGGTTCCACCGGTCGGGCCGAGCCGTTCGCCAAGCCGTTCGCCAAGCCGTTTCACCGCGCCGCTCGCCAAGCCGTGCACCCGCCGTGCACCCCGCCGTTCGCCGGGCCTTCCCGGACCGACGGGTGCCCACCTCGCGGGCTCCCGGAGGTCTCGCAGCGACCTCTCAGCGGCTCCTCGGAGGCCTGTTGAGGCCACGGACGGGTCCGCCCAGGTGCGACTACACCGCACGGATGGGTACAAATGGCCCCGTACGGTGTCCAGCAGGTCACCCCCTCCTCATATGATCGGAGTGACATGCGTCATCCTTGGTGGTGAGTAGCACTGCCCAGACACCAGCAGGAGGAAGCTCGTGGACGACGTTCTGCGGCGCGCCGCGCTCTTCGCGGCACTCGACGACGACCAGGCTGCCGAGCTGCGGGCTTCCATGACCGAGGTGACCCTCGCCCGCGGTGAGTCGCTGTTCCACGAAGGCGACCCGGGCGACCGGCTGTACGTCGTGGTCGAGGGCAAGGTGAAGCTGCACCGCGCGTCCCCCGACGGCCGCGAGAACATGCTCGCCGTGCTCGGCCCCAGCGAGATGATCGGCGAACTGTCGCTGTTCGACCCAGGTCCGCGGACCGCCACCGCCACCGCGCTGACCGAGGTGAAGCTGCTCGGCCTCGGCCACGGCGACCTCCTCCCGCTGCTGCACGCCCGCCCCGAGGTGTCGATCGCGCTGCTGCGCGCCATCGCCCGCCGGCTGCGCCGCACCAACGACGTGATGTCCGACCTGGTGTTCTCGGACGTCCCCGGCCGGGTGGCCAAGGCCCTGCTGGACCTCTCCCGCCGCTTCGGGGTGCCGTCCGACGAGGGCATCCACGTCGCGCACGACCTCACCCAGGAGGAGCTGGCCCAGCTGGTCGGCGCCTCGCGCGAGACGGTCAACAAGGCGCTCGCGGACTTCGCCGGCCGCGGCTGGCTGAAGCTGGAGGCCCGCGCGGTGGTCCTGATGGACGTCGAACGGCTGTCGCGCCGCTCGCGCTGACACCCCGCGCTGACGACGCGTGTACCGAGGGCCCGTGGGACAGCTCCCACGGGCCCTCGGGCGTTTCCCGGAGTCCACGACCCGGCAGGGCCACCGGCCTCAGATCAGACCGTGGTCCTCCAGGTAGCTGAGCTGGGCCCGCACCGAGAGCTCGGCGGCCGGCCACAGTGCCGGGTCCACGTCCGCGTACACCCGGGCGACCACCTCGGCGGGAGTCCGGCAGCCGGCCTCCACCGCCGTCTCGACCTGGGCCAGCCGGTTGGCACGGTGCGCCAGGTAGTAGTCGACGGCGCCCAGCGCGTCCGCGAGCACCGGCCCGTGCCCGGGCAGCACGGTGCGCACGCCCCGTTCGGCGGCCATGGTGTGCAGGCGGCGCAGCGAGTCCAGGTAGTCACCGAGCCGGCCGTCGGGGTGCGCGACCATTGTGGTGCCGCGGCCGAGGACGGTGTCGCCGGTCAGGATCGCGCCGTCGGCGGGCAGGTGGAAGGTCAGCGAGTCCGCGGTGTGGCCGGGCGTGCCGACCACCCGCAGCTCCAGACCGCCGACGTCGAGCACCTGGCCGTGGTGCAGCCCCTCGTCACCGAGCCGGTGCGCCGGGTCCAGGGCGAGCACCCGGCTGCCGGTGAGTTCGGCGAAGCGGGCGGCGCCCTCGGCGTGGTCGTGGTGGCCGTGCGTCAGCAGGGTCAACGTGATGCGTTTGCCCTGCTGCTCGGCCGCCTCGACCACGCGCCGCAGGTGCCCCTCGTCCAACGGACCCGGATCGACGACCGCGGCCCGGTCGGAACCGGGCTCGGACAGCAGCCAGGTGTTGGTGCCGTCCAGTGTCATCGGGGAGGGGTTGGGCGCCAGCACACACAGCGCCCGGGGGGTGGCCCCACCGCCGACCGTGGCGGCGGGGTCACCCGGGAGGAGACCGCTCACCGGCCGCCCTCGGTTCCGCGGTCCACGTCCGCGCTGCGGCGGACCAGGCTGCGGGCCGGCAGCGGCCGCGTCAGCGCACGCGGGGCGTACACGTCGTACGCGGCGGCGGCGCCGAACCGGTTTCGGGGCGTCAGGCTTCGGGCGGGCAGGGCGTGCGCCGTCCGGCGAGCCACGTCATTGTGGATCATCGGCCGAGTTTCCTTCCGTCTATGGTGACCCGGCCTCCGCCGAGCCCCTCTCCAACTCCCGGCGCCGCTACGCCGGGCCGCTTCGAACTCCGGCGCCGCGACGCCGGACGGTCCCATCGTCCCGGCGCCGCTACGCCGGACGGTCCCGAACTCCCGGCGCCGCTACGCCGGGAATTCCCCATCGATGGTCAGCTCTTCATACCCAGACCATCGCACCGTCATACGATCGCCCGCCACCTCGGCTGTACCAAGGACGGGGCTGATGGTGCGATGTTCCGCCGCCGCGAGCGCCTCGGCCGCGGTATGGGCGGGAAGCAGCTCGCGCAGCACGGTCACGGTGGGCGGAAGCATGCCGATCCGGCCCGCCTCGTAGCCCTCGACGGCTTCGGCGGGCGACAGCCAGGCGACCTTGTCCGCCTCGCCGACCTGGGCCGCCGCGTCCTGCCCGGCCGGCATGGCGGCGACGAAGAACCAGGTGTCGAAGCGGCGCTCCTCGAAGGCCGGGGTGGTCCAGCGGGCCCAGGCACCCAGCAGGTCGCTGCGCAGCACCAGTCCGTGCCCGCTCAGGAACTCGCCGAAGGACAGCTCGTGGGCCTCCAGCGCGGCGCGCTCGGCGCTCCAGTCCCGGGGCTCGGCCATGGTCTCGGCGTCCGGTCCGGCCAGCAGGACGCCGGCCTCCTCGAACGTCTCCCGGACGGCCGCGCAGACCACGGCCTTGGCGGCGCTGACCTCGATCCCCAGCCGCTGTGCCCACTCGCCGGGCGTCGGCCCGGCCCAGCGGAGGTCGGCCTCCGCGTCGCGCGGGTCGACCCCGCCACCGGGATAGGCGTACATGCCGCCGGCGAAGGCCATCGAGGTCCGGCGCCGCAGCAGGTACGCCTGCGGTCCGGCGGCCTCGTCCGACCGCCCGTCGCGCAGCAGCACCACGGTGGCCGACGGCTTCGGCGTCGCCGGCGTCAGCTCACCGGCCGCGAGCGCGCGGATCCGGGCAGGCCAGGACGGCGGCATCGGGAGCGACCTTGCTCGATGATCCATGCCCGGATGCTAAACGCGCGGGGCCCGGGTTGGACAGACCCGACCCCGGCCCCGCGCGAAAAGAGGGCGCACAGGACGGTCAGACGGCGGCGCGGACCCGCACCTGGAACTCGATCTCGACCGGGGCGTCGAGCGGGAGCACCGAGACGCCGACCGCGCTGCGCGCGTGCACACCGGCCTCGCCGAGCACCTGGCCGAGCAGCTCGCTGGCGCCGTTGATCACGCCGGGCTGACCGGTGAAGTCGGGGGCGGACGCCACGAAGCCGACCACCTTGACGACCTGCTCGATCAGGTCCAGGTCGCCGATCACCGACTTCACGGCGGCCAGGCCGTTGAGCGCGCAGGTCTGCGCGAGCTGCTTGGCCTCCTCGGCGGTGACCTCGGCACCGACCTTGCCGGTGATCGCGAGCTTGCCCGCCACCATCGGCAGCTGGCCGGCGGTCAGCACATGGTCGCCGGACCGCACCGCCGGGACGTAGGCGGCGACCGGCGCCGCGACGGCGGGCAGGGTGAGCCCGAGCTCGGCCAGCTTCTCCTCGACCTTGCTCATCAGCTCTTCTCCCGCTTCAGGTAGGCAACCAGCTGCTCGGGGTTGTTCGGCCCGGGCACGACCTGGACGAGCTCCCAGCCGTCCTCGCCCCAGGTGTCCAGAATCTGCTTGGTCGCGTGCACGAGCAGCGGCACGGTGACGTATTCCCACTTGGTCATGGGGGTGACTCTAGCCGTCGGCGAGGGTGTGAGGTGGGACACAGAGGGGGCATCAATCCGGGCGCCCGTCCGGATGCTCCCGTCATCGACGGCGCTCGCTGGTTACGCTCACGGGGAGGGCACCAGGCGGTGCCGGTCGACGGACGGACGGAGACGGAGCGTGGCGAGCACCCCCGGCCCCGAGGAGCGCGGCCCGGACTGGGAGGGCGTGCGGCTGCATGTCGTCAGCGGCAAGGGCGGCACCGGGAAGACCACGCTGGCGGCCGCACTCGCGCTGGCTCTGGCGGCCGAGGGGGGCCGCACCCTGCTGATCGAGGTCGAGGGCCGACAGGGCATCGCCGAGCTGTTCGGCATCTCCGCGCTGCCGTACGAGGAGCGCAAGGTCGCCACCGTCAGCCGGGCCAGGCTGGGGCTGCCCGCCGAGCCCGGTAGCAGGCCGGGCGAGTTGTACGCGCTGGCGATCGACACGGAGCAGGCGCTGCTGGAGTACCTGGAGATGTTCTACAAGCTCGGCCGGGCCGGCAAGGCCCTGCAGAAGGTCGGCTTCGTGGACTTCGCGACCACGGTCGCACCGGGCGTACGCGACGTCCTGCTCACCGGCAAGGCCTGCGAGGCGGCCCGCCGCAAGGGGTCGGACGGCCACCGGGCATACGACGCGATCGTCATGGACGCCCCGCCGACCGGCCGGATCACCCGCTTTCTGAACGTCAACTCCGAGGTCGCCGGGCTGGCCAGATTCGGCCCGATACACACTCAGGCGCAGGCCGTGATGCGGGTGTTGAAGTCACCGGAGACGGCGGTGCACTTCGTCACGCTGCTGGAGGAGATGCCGGTGCAGGAGACGGTGGACGGGATCACCGACCTCCGGGAGGCGCAACTGCCGCTGGGCGGGGTGATGGTGAACATGGTCCGGCCGCCGGTGCTGGACGCGGCCGCGGTGGCGGCGGTGCACGGCGACCACCGCGAGGAGGTGGCGCAGGCACTCGGCGAGGCCGGCCTCGGCGGCCGGTCGCGCAAGCCCGAGACCGTCCGGGCGGCCGTCGAACCGCTGCTCGACCCGTTGCTGGAACAGGCCAGGGAGCACGCCGAGCGGGTGGAACTGGAGCGGGACCAGCGGGCCGACCTGCAGCAGCTGGAACTGCCGACCTACGAGCTGCCGCTGCTCGGCGAAGGCGTGGACCTCGGCGGGCTGTACCGGCTCGCGAGCGAACTCAAGCGGCAGGGGGCGGCATGACAACCCGGTTGGAGATCGACGCGCTGATCGACGATCCGAAGACCCGGATCGTCGTCTGCTGCGGCTCGGGCGGTGTCGGCAAGACCACCACCGCCGCGGCGATCGGCCTGCGGGCCGCCGAGCGCGGCCGCAAGGCCGTGGTGCTGACCATCGACCCGGCCCGGCGGCTGGCCCAGTCGATGGGCCTGACCGAGCTGGACAACACTCCCCGGCTGGTCAAGGACGTCGACGGCCCCGGCGAGCTGCAGGCCATGATGCTCGACATGAAGCGGACCTTCGACGAGGTCGTGCTGGCCCACGCCGACCCGGAGCGGGCCAAGGCGATCCTGGAGAACCCCTTCTACCAGTCGCTGTCGGCCGGCTTCGCCGGCACCCAGGAGTACATGGCGATGGAGAAGCTCGGCCAGCTGCGGGCCGCCGAGCGCTGGGACCTGATCGTGGTGGACACTCCGCCGTCCCGCTCCGCACTGGACTTCCTGGACGCCCCGGGCCGGCTCGGCTCCTTCCTGGACGGGCGGGTGATCCGGATGCTCACCGCCCCGGCCAAGGTCGGCGGCCGGAGTGCGATGAAGTTCCTCAACGTCGGGATGGGCCTGCTGACCGGCACCCTGGGAAAGATCTTCGGCGCCCAGCTGCTGACCGACATCCAGACCTTCGTGAGCGCGATGGACTCGATGTTCGGCGGCTTCCGCGAGCGGGCCGACCGCACGTACCAGCTGCTCAAGGCGCCGGGCACGGCCTTCCTGGTGGTCGCCGCGCCGGAGCGGGACGCGCTGCGCGAGGCCGCGTACTTCGTCGACCGGCTGGCCGCCGACGAGATGCCGCTGGCCGGGCTGGTGCTCAACCGGGTGCACTCCACCGGGGCCGCACAGCTGACCGCCGAACGGGCGCTGGCCGCCGCCGAGATGCTGGAGGAGAACGGCTCGCAGACCGCCACGGTGCAGGCCGAGACGCTGGCCGCCGGACTGTTGCGGCTGCACGCGGAGCGGATGCAGATCATGGACCGGGAGCGACGCACCCGGGACCGGTTCGTCTCGGTCTATCCGGACGTACCGATGGTGGAGGTGCCGGCACTGGCCGGTGACGTGCACGACCTCGCCGGACTGCGCATCATCGGCGAACGCCTCAGCGCGCCGCCGCCCTCGGGCCCGGCGAAGCGGTGAGCAGGGTGAACGGAGCGATCCGGCGGAACTCGGAGCGCAGCCCGGGCAGCAGACCCCCTCTGGTGCACCGGGCGGGACACGGACACCGGCCGGACCGGTACCTGTCGATCGCCGCCCCCACACCTGCCGACTGCCCGTCAGCATCCCTGCGGTCGATGGCGGGAGAAGCTCAGCCCGCCTGGGCGTAGTCGCGCAGGATCACTCCTGTTGCCAGCGACTCCTCGTACTCCGCCCGGGCCGTCTCCAGCAGCCTGCGCCAGGAGCCCACGGTGGGACGACGCCGCAGCAGCGCCCTGCGCTCCCGCTCCGTCATCCCTCCCCAGACACCGAACTCGACCCGGTTGTCGAGCGCGTCGGCCAGGCATTCGGTGCGAACGGGACACCCGCTGCACACGGCCTTGGCGCGATTCTGCGCGGCCCCCTGTACGAACAATTCATCCGGATCGCTCGTGCGGCAGGCCGCCAATGCGCTCCAGTCGTCTACCCAGCCCATGCTGGCGCCGTCCTCTCCCGAATCGGGGCTCCCCCACGGCGGCAACGGCATATTCACCGCTGCCAGTTGAGGACGTTACGGAAGAACGGCACTCCGCAACAGCCCCTTCGGGCTCAATCTCAAATGACCCAATCGGACTATGGGTACCCGATACCTCACTCGTTGGAGTGATCGCAGGTCGTAGGCCTTGCCGACACTCCCGAGACAACTATCATCACACTCTGCTACGGAAAATCGAGGGATACCCGGGCATCATTGGCCGCAAAAGGCTCTAAATCGGGCAAAGCTCATCACTCACAAGAGTGGTGATGATGAACAGAGCGAAGCTGTCGCAGTCTTGTGACAAGCCTAGGCGAACACCTGCCCCCATGGTGGGGAATCCGGCACGTAGGGTTCTCCCATGGCACCTCAGCGAACCTCGGGATCAGCGCTCGACAAGGCGAGCCTCGGAGTCAAGTTCCTGGGCGGCAGCGTGCTCGCCGGCGTCCTGGTCGCCGGCATGGCCCTGCCGGCCGTCGGCGCGCTCGGGCTCACGGCCAAGGACACGGCCGACAGCTTCGACAACATCCCCGCGGACTTCAAGACTCCCACCCTCTCCCAGGCGTCGACGATCTACGACGCCAAGGGCGGGCTGATCGCCAAGGTCTACGACCGGGACCGAACGATCCTCACCTCGGACCAGATGGCGCCGATCATGCGCAAGGCCCAGGTGGACATCGAGGACAGCCGCTTCTACGAGCACGGCGCCGTCGACCTCAAGGGCGTGCTGCGGGCGATCACCAAGAACGCCGAGGCCGGATCCGCCACCCAGGGCGCGTCCACGCTGACCCAGCAGTACGTGAAGAACGTCTTCGTCGAGCAGGCCGGTGACGACCAGCAGGCCTTCCTCGAGGCGACCAAGAAGAGCCTGGGCCGCAAGATCCAGGAGCTGAAGTACGCCATCAAGCTGGAGGAGGAGCTGACCAAGGATCAGATCCTCACCAACTACCTCAACATCACCTTCTACGGCCACCAGGCGTACGGCATCGAGGCCGCCGCCAACCGCTACTTCAGCAAGAGCGCCAAGGACCTGACCGTCCCCGAGGCCGCGATGCTGGCCGGGCTGGTGCAGAACCCCACGGCCTACGACCCGATCCTGCACCCGCAGGCCGCGCAGACCAGGCGCAACACGGTCATCGGCAAGCTGCTGGAGTACAAGCACATCTCGCCGGAGGAGGCCAAGGCCGCCACCGAGGCCCCGCTCGGGATCAAGTACCGGGAGCCGCTGAACGGCTGCATCACCGCCCAGGCGGGGATGGGCTTCTTCTGCGACTACGTGCGCCGGGTGGTCAAGCAGGACCCGGTCTTCGGCAAGACCGCCACCGACCGGCAGAAGCTGTGGAGCCAGGGCGGCCTGAAGATCAACACCACCATCGACCCGGACAAGCAGGCCGCCGCCTACAACGCGGTGACCA
Proteins encoded:
- a CDS encoding metal-dependent hydrolase, encoding MMGHSHAISGAMLYAASAPFLPPLLLGTHLRPADILMGTVLCAGAALLPDLDHHDGTIANFLGPISKVLCRLVAWVSGGHRHATHSLLFVALTGAGSWAGITYLGRNFTLGLTFFLLALAIRALRLHPPGDGPTAWITVMGMAALGTAGLNNWMPTAPGWLPYAVALGTLAHLLGDCLTKKGAPLLWPHKERYEVVLIKRSGNGVETKVLVPLMTAATFVLLWFTAVSPTVLT
- a CDS encoding MarP family serine protease encodes the protein MNVLDLLLIAAAVGFAVSGYRQGFVVGVLSVLGFLGGGLIAVQLLPLLLRHIGPGTTASVVAVIVVIVLAAIGQAVTTHFGWKLRGHIGRRRARTVDAIGGSVVNVISMLLVAWLIGSALAGTSMPTVSKQVRTSAVLGGVQDVLPADAPNWFSDFSKELARSGFPQVFNPFEHEPITEVEAPDPALAGSAAVQRARQSMVKVVGTATACGKTLEGSGFVFAPHRVMTNAHVVGGVEEPTVQIGGAGQLYDATVVRYDWQKDIAVLDVPRLNAPPLNFAGEARTNDSAIVAGFPENGAFNVQPARIRGRIQANGPDIYHRGQVVRDVYSVRSLVRQGNSGGPLLTPEGEVYGVVFAKSLDSADTGYVLTAAEVRDDAVQGATATARVDTEGCAL
- a CDS encoding DUF4389 domain-containing protein; the protein is MWDASSAVEAEWLPPLDIPEPGPQNRFTVFLRALLALPQIIVVWLLSIAAFVVVVIGWFGALFLGRLPEFAARYLALYVAYDTRVEAYLMLLVDRYPPFEFEPEKYPVRIEVRPGLLNRLAVFFRLVLMIPAAIVQNLLVTGWWVVAFFSWLVVLVLGRMPRPLFEATAAVLRYRMRFEVYALMLTAAYPKRVFGDPEPLAEPPLPPAGAAWPGAGAAEAPSGPASEAAAPGPVAGAVGAGAAGAGALGASGIARASATRPLVVSGAGKALLVLFIVAGIASSITSSVTRNYDSDDNYHATMPVVGDLPDAPGPMTGTR
- a CDS encoding CoA pyrophosphatase, translating into MTVSIERDGLPGWLLPVREAAETVRPEQLSRFLPPAEGGRPSAVLMLFGQGPLGPDLLLIERARSLRSHAGQPSFPGGALDPEDGDPDGPGPVAAALREAAEETGLDPSGVQVFATLPALFIPVSGFVVTPVLGWWRRETPVAPVDLAETGAVFRVPLTDLTDPANRARLKHPSGFTGPVFDVAGRLVWGFTAGVIDRVLHYSGLARPWDTERMIALSDEALGLAGRGFGER
- the nth gene encoding endonuclease III codes for the protein MAESKVRKAAPAVQRVAKPKKPESHLAMVRRARKINRALAELYPYAHPELDFESPFELLVATVLSAQTTDLRVNQTTPALFAKYPTPEDMAAAVPEELEEIIRPTGFFRAKARSLIGLAAALRDRFDGEVPGRLEDLLTLPGVGRKTANVVLGNAFGVPGITVDTHFGRLARRFGWTDEEDPVKVEAVVAEIFPKSEWTMLSHRVVFHGRRVCHSRKPACGACPIAPLCPSNGVGEVDPEKARKLLKYELGGQPGQRLRPPADYPGQPAPSAGGGAGPSGDDDGDLDGVA
- a CDS encoding Crp/Fnr family transcriptional regulator, giving the protein MDDVLRRAALFAALDDDQAAELRASMTEVTLARGESLFHEGDPGDRLYVVVEGKVKLHRASPDGRENMLAVLGPSEMIGELSLFDPGPRTATATALTEVKLLGLGHGDLLPLLHARPEVSIALLRAIARRLRRTNDVMSDLVFSDVPGRVAKALLDLSRRFGVPSDEGIHVAHDLTQEELAQLVGASRETVNKALADFAGRGWLKLEARAVVLMDVERLSRRSR
- a CDS encoding MBL fold metallo-hydrolase, whose product is MSGLLPGDPAATVGGGATPRALCVLAPNPSPMTLDGTNTWLLSEPGSDRAAVVDPGPLDEGHLRRVVEAAEQQGKRITLTLLTHGHHDHAEGAARFAELTGSRVLALDPAHRLGDEGLHHGQVLDVGGLELRVVGTPGHTADSLTFHLPADGAILTGDTVLGRGTTMVAHPDGRLGDYLDSLRRLHTMAAERGVRTVLPGHGPVLADALGAVDYYLAHRANRLAQVETAVEAGCRTPAEVVARVYADVDPALWPAAELSVRAQLSYLEDHGLI